The Lolium rigidum isolate FL_2022 chromosome 2, APGP_CSIRO_Lrig_0.1, whole genome shotgun sequence genomic interval AGTTGACCTAGACAAGTCGAGGTTTGTCGCCGACAAGTCAACTTGTCGATCGACAAGTTCAACTTGTCGTGTCGCTCCAGCGTGTTGACATCAGAGTTGCGACACGTAGACTTGTCGTGCGACAAACCTAGACTTGTCGAGCGACACTTAATCGTTGGACGTGCGATGGGCGCTCTCCGCGGCTCGATGCCGGCCTGGCGCTGGAGCCGGGTGAAGGGGCCGGTAGTGCATTGTTGCTGCTGTCGCCGCGCTTGTCTTACATGAACAACGCCGGGTGCGCATTGGGAGCATCACAGTCATGGTTGCCACACTTCCGCGGGATTTGATCTTGTAGCAGGAGCATTCTCTCGGATCACACCATTAGCGTCGTCACCAGTCAGACCGCGTCGAGCGTCATCGGCAATAACGTCTTCATCCTCCACGATGGTGTCAATTaatttgttgttgctgctgcagtTTTATGTTGAGCATGTCCTCTTGTACTCGTCGCTCCACCTGTGCGACATCGTCCACGTGACCTTCATGGTAGGCGGCAGCAGATGAGGCATCAACTCATGCGGCTCGGCTTTGGTCGGCGCAGAACCCACCTTGTGGTCGTGGTTCCTTCCTGCGCGTCTTGTGGGTGGCGGCGGTCTCCGATGCTGTCTTGCCTACGTTGCCACGTCGGGGCCATGGATGAGGCCAAACTCGGCGAGCGCGGTGGTGTAGAAGCCCTACTCGTCCGACGGATTGGTTCCATGGGTTTCGATCAGATTTCGTGAGGATACGGACTTGTCTGGTTCGTTCCCACGCTATATGGGTGGGGGGAAGGAAGCCTCTGCGGTGTGCTGAATTTGTTCTGATCTCTTCGTGTGGGCCATGTGTTTAAAACTGAAACCAACTTGGATTGTACCTATAGCACCATTGAGGGCCCGCGATGGATTTCCCGAGGGATTCGGTATGAGCACGTACTCTGGCCCAAGCGAACCTATGACAGACGCTCCACGCTGGACGTGCGCGTTTAGGCCAGCGTAATAGGGATCATCCAAGCCAGATTGTATTTGGAACGTATTCTAGGCCGACGGACGAAAAAAATTTAGCCATCAAACGCGACGGACGACGGACGaaaacggaccaaaccacggaaacacttcgtactttattattaggtatagatatgggGAGACTCTATGTCACTCCATTTGATTGCAATCACAGTTCTCGTATTTAGGTGATCCTACTTGTAATGTTTGTTCAACATCTGCAGGGAATACCAGGGTGAAAAACAATGCTGTAGCAAGGGAGGCTTCTGTGCCAAAAGATGCTAATGGGAATGCCATCTCGGCACAGACTTTCACCTTCCGAGAGCTGGCGACGGCGACAAGGAATTTCAGGCAGGAGTGCTTTCTAGGAGAAGGGGGATTTGGACGTGTTTACAAGGGCCATCTGGAGAGCACAGGCCAGgtaactgttttttttttctttctaaaattACATATTGTTCTTTCCTTATCATCTACTGTGTGGAGGTTGGAGATGGCAGTTACCTTCACTAGTATTGTTCAGAATATGTGAACTGAAAATTGTAAGAATTGTTGGATACCAACATCAAGTTAGTCTATGCTGTAATAGTAGGTGTTCAAAGTGACCCGAACTTTTGGCTCTCATCCACGCCACCACCCCATATCTGCACGTCCATTAGTTGCTTTGTGATCCGTGGACAAGGTAACATTAATATATCAAAAAAGCGGAAATAAATGATGATACGTCCGTGTAGAGTATGAATACTCAGCTGCTACACATTTAATGGGACTCTGATGGCGTCATTGTTACAGCTCGGTACAGATTCGTGGCTTGTGTAGTTAATATGACATGCATCATTCAATAAATCAATTAGAACCGGAAAATTGGTAGAGAAATTCAATGTTATATTTCTGGTCTTTCTCATCTCATGCCACAACATATTTTTGTTTATATGATCCAGAAATTTATATTTGATATTGACGGATTCCTCATATGAACTACTAATTAATTTTTGATATTATCACAGAATCTTATATGAACTACAAAGAACCATAGCACAAGTTTTTGGGGATCAAAGATCCATGAACAGGACGGTGATAAAAACAGGAAATAACAGAATCCATTAACGATTGCACGGAACAGGACACTTGAGGGAAGAAAATAAAATTTCGTAGGTGCAATCTCAACAAATCAAACATCATAGACCAATTTCTGCCACCACGAACCAAGCAAGGTCATTATATATGATATGAATAGCGAAATATCCAATGAGGTGAGAGAGAACAGAAAAACTTGTGTTGCTCGTGTAGCAGTCAGATCAACCAAAgcaccacataatttttttagcTGGCCACAGATTCGTTCGAGGAAACCGCAGAGTTGGCAGCGTAGGCGCGGCACGGGGAAGCCGGAGCTGTCCACAGCTTCACCGGTGGTCCACTTCCCTGTGGTGGCGTCTGGATGGAAGTTGCGGTCGATGATGTCAGAGGGGAAGAAGACGACCGCGTGCTCAGTTAACTTCACACCAGCAGAACGTGGATCTGGCCGCCATGGCGCCATAGGGTTTCGGACAAGAAGATTAATGTTTCATTTGTTGCGGTGATGAACAGACGAATTGGGGATGGGGAAGGAGAGATGTGGCTGGCCCAACTTGCCTATGCGGTGAGTAAATGCGGACCAGATCCTTCTCTATGACATCAGATTGTGGGGTCCCTGTATTTCAAAAAATAATTTGATACAGCTGCAATACAAGTACTTTCGTATAATACAACATCATAACTGCATCGCTAGTACTAATAACGAACGGTTCTGGATGGTGAGTCGAGGGTGGGATTTGGGGTGGGTGCGGCCGCAGGTTCACCAAAGGATTTTCGGTGTTCAAAGCAGCTAATTTTCCTAGGTTGTACATCTCCTGTACTTTTCTGTTGCTACTTCGTTGAAAGACTTTATCAAGTAATTGTTGAGCTGTTGTTTGCATGAAATGCGATAGTGGAAATTCATAGAAATgagatgatttcaaaacttattaGTAAGGTGCTGGGTTATTGCTGCAGGTTGTTGCTATAAAGCAGCTTAATAGGGATGGGCTTCAAGGGAATAGAGAATTTCTAGTGGAGGTTCTCATGCTTAGTTTGCTGCACCACCAAAACCTTGTCAGTTTGATTGGTTATTGTGCGGATGGAGATCAGCGCCTTCTTGTTTATGAATATATGGCATTCGGATCATTGGAAGATCATTTGCATGGTAAGATGCTCCTTTTCTTTCCTGTATCAAAACTGTTTGCATAGGATCACCATCTGTCAATTCTTTCTGCTTGTGTTTTTGTCTCAATCCATTTTAGTATCTCAATACATATCCTAATGTTTTTCGTTCTGTCACGTGTTAGCATATGTATGGATTGTAAATCTGCAGTTCTGTCTGACTGGCTATGTTTGCTTATCTGTGTACTCTTTAGTTGGCTGCGTACTGTCCATGATACTTTCGTTCCATACTTCAAAATGTTTATAGTTACAATGTAAAGTTTTGTCTCCTTCTGTAGCCCATAAAATATTACCATCGACATTCCCCTTTTACCCTACTGAATTTTGATTATTTGAAAGCCTTTCCATGATGCATGACAGCATACTGTTCAGTCTCAACCATGTAAtagtgatgcttgtaataatcctTCCTACTTGTAATAGTGATGCTTGTAGCCATCTTTCTTGAAAAAAATGCAGTGGTGTCAAGAGTTAGTGTCATTTAATCATATCCTTCTAAGTTGACCGATGACTTCGCAACTGTTATCACTTTTTGAACCAGCTTAGTTCATATTACCATTTTAATTGGTGTAGTTTATGAGGTTGGTATGTTTGTATCACAACTGTGTAAACGTACAGTCCTTTCTacctttttttttgacacaattaTACTTCTTTATTCATTGGATATAACAATTGCATAGGAAACCAAAAAAAGGTTTGTAACTATTATGCCTCTGCATCGAGTGATGCTCATAACCATGTTTCTTTAAAAAAGTGCAATGAAACAAGAGTTCGTCATTTAATTATATTTTCTAAGTTAACCCATGACTTTGCAACTGTTGTCAGTTTTTTGAACTATGTCCCAAATTATTGAACCTATTAGTTAATATTACAATTTTAATTGGTGTAGTTTTTAAGGTTGGATGAGTGTACTATAGCTCTTGTGGATGTGATAGCTTGACGTGCCTTAATTTTCTTCCTTGAAGGGGAATATGTGTGATAGTGATGTGAACACTGAATTGTGGAGTTATTGTTTGACCTGGGTTTTATACACGATGTAGATCTACCTCTTGACAAGGATGCATTGGATTGGAGCTCAAGGATGAAAATTGCAGCGGGTGCTGCCAAAGGACTAGAGTACCTCCATGACAAAGCTAACCCACCAGTTATTTATAGAGATTTCAAGTCATCAAACATCCTCTTAGATGAGAGTTTCCATCCAAAGCTGTCTGACTTCGGTCTTGCCAAGTTGGGCCCTGTTGGTGACAAATCACATGTCTCTACGCGTGTCATGGGAACATATGGCTATTGTGCTCCTGAATATGCTATGACCGGACAATTGACAGTTAAATCCGATGTGTATAGCTTTGGAGTCGTCTTGCTCGAGTTGATTACTGGGCGCAGGGCCATTGATAGCACCCGTCCGCACGGAGAACAAAATCTTGTATCATGGGTAAGCTACAGTTTTCATTGTTTTGGCGTGCACCTTACATATTTCTTTTTTCCGAGGGTACGCCAATGGCGTACCATATTTTTATAGAAGCTAGAAGAATTTGTTTACAAGAGATCGAGACATCACCTTACATATTTATTGATATGCCCTCTTCTGATAGAGGCTTTTAGGTATTGATATGTcaataaagattggttgctaattTAACAGTTTTTGCTGCGCATTTGATCAGAAACAATGCTAACCTTTTGTGTTAAATTTATCTCTTCTATAAATAACCAGATGGGTGTTTGGCTAATGGGTTATGGAACTGGTGATACTGTAAAAATTATATCTGTCATCTTCTGGTAGTTCCTTTAAAAAAATACGTAGCTTGAAGAAATTATTATGAGCCATATATTATTCTCCATTGCGTATTCTCTCTTGTTTGATAGGGGTGTGTTAGAACTTAGAAGAGAGTGTTTATGGTAAAGCTGAATGAGTATAATCCTGAGCTCATGATGCCTTTTTATTTGCAGGCACGGCCTCTTTTCAACGACAGAAGAAAACTCCCTAAAATGGCTGACCCAAGACTGGAAGGCCGATACCCCATGCGTGGTCTTTACCAAGCACTTGCAGTGGCTTCCATGTGCATTCAGTCAGAGGCTGCATCTCGTCCGCTTATTGCGGATGTTGTGACTGCTCTTTCCTATTTGGCTTCTCAATCATATGACCCTAATGCTGCACATGCTTCAAGAAAGCCTGGTGGCGTTCAGCGAATAAAGGTTGGTGAAAATGGGAGGGCAGTCTCCAGGAGCGACGAAGCTGGCAGCTCTGGCCACAGATCACCAGGCAAGGATAGGGATGACCCCCCTAAAGAGCTTCCTGGCATCTTGAATAACAAAGACCGCGATAGGGAGCGTATGGTGGCGGAGGCGAAGATGTGGGGTGACCGGGAGCGGATGGTGGCCGAGGCTAAGATGTGGGGCGACAGAGAACGGATGGTGGCCGAGGCTAAGATGTGGGGCGAGAATTGGCGGGAGAAGAAGCGTGATGGATTGAACCTGCAAGGCAGCCCGGACTCTCCAACTGAAGACGGGTAGGGCAGTCAAGGCATTATAGACCCGTGAATGTGCCGTTCATTTCTTACTTCATCTGCTTTCCGGTGGGACAGTGGGGAGGGTTAGATGTACATTGTAGAGAGAGAAAGGGTGGAAACGGAGGGTCTGTACTCTGATATAGCGAATGCATGAGGTTGTATTTGTAAATTCTAAGAAATTTTGTGAGAATGAGAAAGGACACTTTTAAGTTTCAGTCTACTTGCTAGCTGCGTACTTGTTATGTTCTTTCTCGTTGGATGGTGTCCTCGTTTTGGTCAGGGTGAATTGCTGAAGGTTTAGACCCATTGGAGGCATTTTGATGCTAGTGACTCGAGCCGAACGAAGAATGTTGTCCGACCTCCCCCGTTTTCTTTGAACAGTGAGAGGGGTCTCGACCGTGGGTATATTTTACAAAGAGGGCCCTAGCTGGAAAGGAAAATTGCAGCAAAGTCCTAAACACAAGTGCACAAAGGACCTTGGGACTAAAACAAGAAAAGCAATCAAACCCTTGATCCTCTCTATTGAGATTGAGTCTCCATCGCTGGCCACCTTGACATCGCCGAGGAGGCACCACTTTGTGATGAAAAGACGCCGGACTCCGACGAGAAGCTCTCAAAGGGGCCTCCACCATGAAGGTTGAAGAAATGCAAGATCGTCGCCTTGAGGCTGGAGGAGCCGCCAGTTAGGCCATAGATCATGGCGGCTAACATGGTCGGTTGTGTTAGGAATTAATTACCGTTAGTTTAAGGCTAATGAGGTTGTTATTAGATTCCCTAGCATATTCCTCTTAGCAGTTAGAATATTTATATTTTGTCCAATCGTTGTGCAAAGCGAACAGGTGTGTCCTTTCCCAAGAGACACAAACATGTAATAACCGACATTGTAGGTTCGGGTAGTATATATACCTGACCAAAGTATCAATAAAGGCAATTATTCACATCCATTCGTTTCCTCTCAATCTCTGTCTCTCTTCACGTTATCACCACGTGCTCACCCTAGCGAATAGGCCAAGGAGAAAGTACACAGAGAAAAGGTGAGAGAAAGATGGATTCCCTGCCATCATTGGCTTTTGCTTTTGCTCGTTTTGTGGCACGAGAGAACCGCTTCCATCGCCGCCGGACTTTCGGATTTTCTCCTCGTCACCGGACCTTCGTTCTTGCTGCTCGTCGTCGGAACTTCGGCCGCCGCCAACACCGTCGCCAGAACATGAACGGTGGCCTCCGCCACCGAAGGGCAATGCTTGGTGCCCCTCGCCGTCGCCACAACCATCGCCAACACTACCACCATGTTCACCGCCGTGTGCAGCACAACCACTTCGTTGGAACATCAGGAGCAACTAACAGGGCAGTTATGCCCCGGGAAGAGGTTCTAGCCATACCGGAGGTCGCTGTCGTGGCGTCGGAGATCGCTGTCGCGGTGCCGGAGATCGTTGCCGTCAAGCCGGAGGTTGCTGCAGAGTTCGAGAACGACGCCTCGGCCTCGTCCATCACCGCGAGACGCCGACGAACTTCTACCTCCTCCGCCGACATTCACCCCGACCGTGCATACGTTGTAgttttcctttgttttttttcctttgttcttttctctttttttaataTTTCTCTTTCCGGGCAATGGAGATTTTATGGGGTATAATGGGAGGGGTCTCCGCTTTGAACACTACGGTTGTTGTAATAATTTATACATGGCAGTTCATATGTTTGTATGCACTGGTAGTTCGTCCGTTTGTATGTTTGTATGCACTGTGAGTTCATCTGTTTGTATTGTTCCGACTTTGCACCGTGTGGTCTAATACAGTGCATATAGTCCTACTGGGGTAGTACGGGAGGGCATGATAAGATGCACGACATTTCGTATCATATGGTGCATACACTATAGTTGGGGCGGTGCCTTACCATATGTCTTCGTTGATGACGGGTTTGCACCATGCGATCCGAGGAGGTGCATCGAGAGGGTCGGGGCAGTACAGTAGGACTTGGTAGACCCGTGACAATGGGTCTTTTGGTTGTCCCAGTGGGGGTTTTCGGGCGCGCAACGCGCGTCAAATGCACCGGTGGATTTTATCGCGGAGCAACACGCACCACACATACAATTTTGGTTTCCCGGATGAGCAACGCTTGCCGCATGCGCCAGTGGTTTTCTTTcagggtgggtgggtggggtttGGGCGCGCAATGCATGCCGCCCTTGCCAGTGGGTCTTTTGGTCGTTTCAGTGGGGGTTTTCGGGCGCGCAACGCGCGTCAAATGCTATAAAGGGTTTTATCGGCGAGCAACGCGCGCCACACATGCAATTTGGGTTTTCCGGGTGAGCAATGGTTGTTGCATGTGCTAGTGGTGttctttcggggggggggggggggggggggcagtttGGGGTTTTCCGATTTTTTCCCATGCGGTGTATCGATTGAAATAACTTAGTGCCTAACTGTTGTGTTGCGTTTATTACTGTTCTGAACAAAGTGATACAAAGGCAGTGCATGCATTACTACGGGGACATTACACATGTATTTATTTAGCATGACACCGTAGGATGCACGACGATTCTTCTCATACGGTGCATCGACCGAGCTTAAGGTACTGCATCAGGGTCGTACTGCGTATAGTACGGTTTTGCACCGTGTAATTTAATATGGTGCATGGTTAATTATTGGGGCAGTACACGCGGGATTACTACTCGGTGCAGGATGCTATGCACAGCTTATGGTCCCATAGGGTGCATCGATAGTATTTACGGTAGTGCTTCCTAGCGGTAATGCGCTGATCAGGGTTTTGCACCGCATGATCCAATACGGTGCATGTAATTGTATTAGGGATGTACGCATGGGATTACCGAACAGGACACGCTCGGATGCACGGTGTTTCTTCCAATACCGTACATATGCAGAGTTTAGAGCAGTGCACAACCGTCCTACTGCGTGTAATACAGTTTTGCACCATGGATTCTAAGGCCGTGCATGAATAAATAATAGGGCAGTACACGAGGAACTACTCCTCGGTGCACGATGGTATGCACGGCTTATGGTCCCATGCGGTGCATTGATGAGcgtagattgcacaccgttggggaaccccaagaggaaggtatgatgaacacggtagcaagttttccctcagtaagaaatcaaggtttaatcgaccagtaggagaaaggcgtgacttctgaaggtgttgctagctgacttgtggcagggcgcactaccggcgttagcaacaacgtggaacctgcacacaacacaaccaaattactttgccccaacttagagtgaggttgtcaatctcaccggttttgctgaaaacaaagcattaaccatatagtgtggaaagatgatgtttgtttgcagtggaattagagagaacagtgcttgcagtaagtaaacagaacatgatgattttatcagtgtaaaagaaaggaccggggtccacagttcactagaggtgtctctccataaagataaataacatgctgggtgatcaaattacagttgggcaattgacagaataaagaccatacatgacaagatgattactatgagattcgtttgggtattacaacataatacatacacggtaatccaactgcgtacatGACTAATAAtcgaccttcaggttatcgtccgaaccccttccagtattaagttgcaagcaacagattatcacattaagcaatgtgtgtcaagtaaacaatagaatcacccttagataaagcattcttgttttctctgtagtagcaacaacacatctacaatcttagaagttattatcactcttccagaaaactagaggcatgaacccactatcgagcataaatactccctcttagagtcacaagcatttacttggctagagaatctactagcaatggagagcatgcaacatcACACATAACATATGataaatatataatcaatctcaacatagtattcaatattcatcggatcccagcaaacacaacatgtagcattacataaagatgatattgatcatgataggcagctcacaagatctaaacatgaggcacaaattggagaagacagccatctagctactgctatggacccgtagtccagggattaactactcacgcatcacttcagaggcgggcatggcgatgtagaggcctccggtgatgatctccctctccgacagggtgccgagaagagcttcagaaccctcccgagctagggtcggcgatgccGTCCGCgatagaacttttcgtggatggaggctcgggtatttaggttttttccgagatcgtgaataaataggtggaagggcgaggtcggtggatgcCTGGGGggaccacaccaccccatggcacggccagggcttgggccgcaccaaggcatggtttggacgccctgtggcgcctcttcgtctctcctctggactccgtcttcgttacggtaaaataggaAATTCGGCTCTTGTTTCGTcccattccgagaatattttctgtacaacttttctgaaatacaaaacaacagaaaacagggaactgacactgtggcatcttgtcaatagcttagtgccggaaaatgtataaaagtgcaacgaagtgtaaacaaaacatataggaattggtgtgaaacaagcatgaaacatcaaaaattatagatacgtttgcaacgtatcaacatccccaagcttaactcctgctcgtcctcaagtaggtaagtgataacaaaataatttttgaggtgacatgaagccaacacaatcttgatcaagttattgtaaaagcattgtgagctgggatcaaagtactctaaacataggcatgatagatataattctaacaatagaacttagcaactatgttataacatgagaagtaactcaaacaaaggatcatgaataattgtgcaccgAAATTAACTGTTTGTTTACGAGCATAgacaaaacatagcaaagtggtactcagcttgtcctttatgaagtagcaaaccaTAAATACCAGGACACCTTTaacgttcaaagggtgactagatacaagtaatttgagaacaagaaatagcataatcatgaatcaatcaataataaattttgggactatgtacattatactcagaatgacaactatgctctcttaactgGTGCAtaaagaaagaagatgaagactcaacataaaagtaaaagaaaggacaTGCGCAGAGGGaaacaagattactcatgtgctagagctttttattttgaatgcaataggagtgttgaaaaaatatattttgagaggtatgcatgtctatgtcaacgaatggcatcaaatgatctatcatcctttcatatagtgacctcaagagcggctcccatgtagttctccattgcacaccattatttaggatctctccagtacataatgtgcggagcattatttttttatttgtttatttcattttttatttgggatgggcacccagttgccttgATCTTTTTGGAATATTAAGGACCaacacattattcatgctagACACAGAATGAactcatgaaaagacaataaaccattcaatacttcctcatgagctaagagaaaaacacaaaacatgtagtaatgtttgaaggtttaaaggtagcacacaagcaattcactttggagtggcggtgaaataccacatataggtatgtattgtggacacaattggcactttggtttttggtagttggatgcgcg includes:
- the LOC124692280 gene encoding probable serine/threonine-protein kinase PBL7; amino-acid sequence: MRRVLGWGGEVPLDMGCFSCFDSPADEQLNPKAGGGRYGGSSVAAAAYGGGVGVGGGRQGERGYPELQHPMSAPRIEKLSAGNTRVKNNAVAREASVPKDANGNAISAQTFTFRELATATRNFRQECFLGEGGFGRVYKGHLESTGQVVAIKQLNRDGLQGNREFLVEVLMLSLLHHQNLVSLIGYCADGDQRLLVYEYMAFGSLEDHLHDLPLDKDALDWSSRMKIAAGAAKGLEYLHDKANPPVIYRDFKSSNILLDESFHPKLSDFGLAKLGPVGDKSHVSTRVMGTYGYCAPEYAMTGQLTVKSDVYSFGVVLLELITGRRAIDSTRPHGEQNLVSWARPLFNDRRKLPKMADPRLEGRYPMRGLYQALAVASMCIQSEAASRPLIADVVTALSYLASQSYDPNAAHASRKPGGVQRIKVGENGRAVSRSDEAGSSGHRSPGKDRDDPPKELPGILNNKDRDRERMVAEAKMWGDRERMVAEAKMWGDRERMVAEAKMWGENWREKKRDGLNLQGSPDSPTEDG